The Cohnella abietis genome has a segment encoding these proteins:
- a CDS encoding extracellular solute-binding protein, giving the protein MTMKKTLVYGMVFVLLMSLMACGSNNKKSEESSPPATTSVTPSAEPSDSVVEKTGLTGEFEIQYFVGGYGDAWWKEVIAAFQKANPELKIKESAGPKINEQMKPRWIQGTPPDVVYIDGAGSNERQMIDDGQLLDLTEFLKTTTNVDGDKLTDILIAQPTAYEGGKNFTLPLVFGSWGIFYDKAFFQKNGWTAPSNWSEFIETSEKIKASGIPSLIHTGVYPYYINGGLLDSAIVAANGGDGSILTKQANLEAGSFSGDAVKKALGQIVELVDKQLIDKGSVSLNHTDSQAQWLQHKAAFIPNGLWLENEMKKDIPVGFEFGFIPSVAQDAGKNNIVIPYTNTIAIAKDAKNPEAAKAFLEFAFTKANAVRWAELTGALMNIKADLSSSSASGVVKDAMAFFNSDKTTVAPVAVLNADVEKVKQDATVALTIGKINADEWIKRLEDAAAKARK; this is encoded by the coding sequence ATGACTATGAAAAAAACGTTAGTGTACGGAATGGTATTCGTATTGTTGATGTCGCTTATGGCTTGCGGCAGCAACAACAAAAAATCAGAGGAGTCTTCACCACCTGCGACCACGAGCGTCACTCCGTCTGCTGAGCCAAGTGATTCTGTTGTGGAGAAAACTGGCCTGACCGGTGAGTTTGAAATTCAATACTTCGTTGGTGGATATGGCGATGCTTGGTGGAAAGAAGTTATAGCGGCATTCCAGAAGGCCAACCCTGAGCTTAAGATCAAGGAATCTGCTGGCCCTAAGATCAATGAGCAAATGAAGCCTCGTTGGATTCAAGGCACTCCTCCGGATGTCGTATACATCGATGGTGCGGGATCTAATGAACGTCAAATGATTGACGACGGACAGCTGCTCGACCTTACTGAATTTCTGAAGACGACAACTAACGTTGATGGCGATAAATTGACAGACATCCTCATTGCGCAGCCAACTGCTTATGAAGGTGGCAAGAACTTCACGCTTCCACTTGTATTCGGTTCATGGGGTATTTTCTACGATAAGGCGTTCTTCCAGAAAAATGGCTGGACCGCTCCTAGCAACTGGAGTGAATTTATCGAAACTAGCGAGAAAATCAAAGCATCCGGTATCCCTTCCCTCATTCATACCGGCGTTTATCCTTACTACATTAATGGCGGATTACTCGATTCGGCTATCGTAGCTGCTAATGGCGGCGACGGCTCTATCTTGACGAAACAAGCTAATCTAGAAGCAGGCAGCTTCTCCGGTGATGCTGTGAAAAAAGCGTTGGGTCAAATTGTAGAGCTTGTCGACAAGCAATTGATCGATAAAGGATCTGTGTCTTTGAATCATACAGATTCGCAAGCACAATGGCTGCAACACAAAGCAGCATTCATTCCAAACGGCTTATGGTTGGAAAATGAGATGAAGAAGGATATTCCAGTTGGCTTCGAATTCGGCTTCATTCCTTCGGTTGCCCAAGATGCGGGCAAGAACAACATCGTCATTCCTTACACAAACACGATAGCAATCGCTAAAGATGCTAAAAACCCAGAAGCTGCGAAAGCGTTCCTTGAATTCGCGTTCACTAAAGCTAATGCTGTACGTTGGGCAGAGCTGACAGGTGCACTTATGAACATTAAGGCGGATCTGAGCTCCTCTTCCGCAAGCGGCGTCGTCAAAGATGCAATGGCATTCTTCAACTCTGACAAGACAACTGTTGCTCCTGTCGCAGTTTTGAATGCAGACGTAGAAAAAGTGAAGCAAGATGCAACGGTCGCCTTAACGATCGGTAAAATCAATGCGGACGAATGGATCAAACGTCTAGAAGACGCAGCCGCAAAAGCACGTAAATAA
- a CDS encoding carbohydrate ABC transporter permease — protein sequence MSQQTRRNAFIAVFLLPTFLFFCLFALYPIAKGIHISLFDWSGSSKNKHFIGLDNFRELFNDPIIWTAIKNDYFLVVGKVIGIMLLATFFAIAVTRLRAAGSGFYRSIFFIPNIISVVVIGVLWRYVYNPNLGFLNSFLSLFSKEPVQLTWLGTENLAMWSLLWPSIWAGIGFYMILLIAAILSIPAELYEAADLDGASQSKQFWSMTLPLIWGQIKISILHVVMTTLNGSFIIVWIMTEGGPDNSTQVMGSYLYQMGFRQYHMGYAAAIGVLILTVSLITTLILQLLLNRDTTEMA from the coding sequence ATGTCGCAACAAACTAGAAGAAACGCATTTATTGCGGTTTTCCTGCTCCCCACCTTTTTGTTTTTCTGCCTATTCGCTCTCTACCCCATCGCAAAGGGAATTCATATCTCCTTATTCGATTGGTCAGGCAGCTCGAAAAACAAGCATTTCATCGGCTTGGATAACTTTCGTGAATTGTTCAACGATCCGATTATTTGGACTGCGATTAAGAATGACTATTTTCTTGTCGTCGGCAAGGTCATTGGTATTATGCTGCTGGCAACCTTCTTCGCAATTGCCGTCACTCGTTTGAGGGCTGCGGGAAGTGGTTTTTACCGGTCCATTTTCTTTATCCCGAACATCATATCCGTTGTCGTTATAGGTGTGTTGTGGAGGTACGTTTATAATCCGAATTTGGGTTTTCTAAACTCCTTTTTATCCTTATTCAGTAAGGAGCCGGTCCAGCTTACATGGCTCGGAACCGAGAATCTGGCTATGTGGTCGCTGTTGTGGCCTTCGATCTGGGCGGGTATTGGCTTCTATATGATTCTGCTAATTGCTGCGATATTAAGCATTCCAGCAGAGCTGTACGAAGCTGCTGATTTGGATGGTGCTTCTCAATCCAAGCAATTCTGGTCAATGACCCTGCCTCTCATCTGGGGTCAGATTAAGATCAGCATTCTGCATGTCGTTATGACCACCTTAAATGGCTCATTTATTATCGTCTGGATCATGACCGAAGGAGGCCCCGACAATTCCACTCAGGTTATGGGATCTTATTTGTATCAGATGGGCTTCCGCCAATATCACATGGGATATGCAGCCGCAATCGGTGTGTTGATCCTCACGGTTTCTCTTATTACTACACTGATCCTTCAGCTCCTGCTGAATAGGGATACGACCGAAATGGCTTGA